In Glycine max cultivar Williams 82 chromosome 15, Glycine_max_v4.0, whole genome shotgun sequence, the DNA window AGAGCAATATATGCAATTCTTTTCCCAATCTTGTAAgagaaatttatatatatttgcaggATTCAGCTGACATGATCGCTCCGATCCAAACTCCTCTCACCTTTTGCTTTCCCATTTTCTTACAAGTATCACCTTAATTTCCTCCCTTTAATTTCCCATTTTGgcccaaaaaaaagaagaaaaacaaaacaaaagaaaaaagtagcAGCAACAAGACAGAAGGGGGAGACAAACTTGAAAACCATACTTCTTCATTCGATTGGATTGTATTTTTCTAGATCAGAGAAGTGACTGATGAACCAATATTAGCAGCTTGATCGTTCCAAACACCCAAAGCTGTTGCTGAATTATTCCAATAAAGCAAAGGATCGTACAAGCCCACATGCTGGATCTGGCTTTGGAAAGCACCACCATTCCACTCCAACCTGTTGTTGTTTTGTCCTAATTCTACTTTCACATCTTTTAATGCCACCATCCCTGCCTCACTGCTATGATCACTTGCTATTTGCAACTGCTCTAGTGAGGTTAAGCTTAAGCCATGCTGGAAAGTGTTGCTGCTATCAGCATCATTTTTCAATCCACCACTGATGAACTTCTGTTGAAGCAAAAGAGAAGACATAGCTggagtagtagtagtagtggaTGTATAACTTGAAAGAAGCATATTGTTTGAACCAAACCCGCTTCTGTAACCGTTATTATCACTAGCTTCATTGGACAAAACCCCGGATGAAAAACCTAATCCAAGGGCATTATTCAACTGAAGATCAAACCCGGAACTGGAGATTCTAGAACCGAACCTAGAGAACAATGGAAGATTCACATCGCTAGAGCTACTTGGTAATCCATAGAACAAAGGGTTGATGTGATTTGAGGTTGAAGCAGTGTCGATCTGGGGTTGTAGTGAAGCAGCAGCAGTGGGAGCAGAAGAAGAGTTAGAAGAATTAGAAGCAGTGTCAATGGCGGCAGAACAAGGGCTTGTTATTGGACGCTTTACACGCTTGTTTCTTCTGCAGCCTCCACCAACAGGAACGTTTCTGAGGGTTCCACCTCTTGTCCAATAGCGCTTGCAGGCTTTGCAGAAGTGTCTAGGCTGAGACAAACTGTAGTTGTTGTAGTAGCAGAACTTGGTGTTTGATGAGTCACAACGAGGGCACTTGAGGGTTTCTGGATGTTGCTGCTGCTGCACAAGTTGATTTTGACCTGGTTTTTCCATTACCTTATTATTGTTACTACTTCCACCATTGGAACCCATCAAGACCTTGTGATCATCCACCTGATGATGAAAATATTTAGAgggtaattaagaaaaattaatacaataaaatatacaaattaagggAGATCCAGTTTAAGTGGCGTTGTTCTAGGGTATGATAACAACACACACAGTGGAGGTATTCTCTTCCAAAAGCAAAGCAACAAAATTGCACTGGTCATGTATTTGTCTAAtaagtgtgtttgtgtgtgagagagaagagagagagagaagtgaagAACCTGTAGCCATTGGTTGGTCGTTGGAGGGATGGCTACCATTTTCTCACAGTTAGCCGACATTTTGCTCGTTCGAAGGAATCCTTGAAAACAAAGAGTAAGCAGACAAAGAACAGATATTAAGTCTTGCTTGTAGGTTTTAGATAGTAATGTAATGTGATGTGAGCTTTAACAGAGGGAGTGAGACACTGAAAATTTGAAGTTGTCGACCAGCATTTAGCTAGTAACATgaacttaattatttaactacGTACTGAAggatcatatatattaaattagttaatttctacAAATAAGTCATCAATCTAAATAATCTAAATAATTCTAGACTCaatatcttatttaaaattttaaatttaaatcttataactaaaaaatatgtcCTTAAAAGAAGAGAGGAtgaatatttcatattaataacaaaaataatagtcTTACTgatcattgttataaaatttacaatGGAAGTtcatttctttataaaaaaatcaccgAATGCAACGCAtaagtaatattaattttttttcatttttaattatcaattgttaCCTTTAAGTATAATCTTCAGAAAAATTGATATTAGAATTATATTAATTGCTttcatgtaaaagaaaaattgtctaGTTGCACGTAGGACGTAGTTTCACGTGGCGAGTTTGATTTAATATTAGAATTTACATTTTACTAGTTAaacaattatgattattttacattttaaattttaaatttgtatcgTTTTATAGTCTTTTCGTTTctttttatcttatcatatatatCACCTTTTTTCCCCTACGTATACCTCTCTTCTTTCCGTGGTACACGCATCTTGTGTGAAAAACCATTTTTGAATAAGAAATATAGAATAATAAAACAAGTAATGTTTATTTGACACACTTAAGTATATTCACCTTTTGAGtaaaagagaaagataataAGTAATTATATAGAAAACGATAAATGCAATTAAATGATGTgacaagaaaaactaaaattaggGTGAGAAAagttaagaataataaaaaaatatgagaaggACATTCAGAATTTAACAATTGATTTCAACTGATATTATTCAATAAACATTAACTAAGAGTTAATCAGACGTTAGTTTTTTATAATgtgatgaattaaaatttaaattcatattgGGAGAGATATTTATATTAGTGTTTGATGATGTCTCaaataagattaaataaaatacaatgcTTTAGACTTTAATGTCTATTTATTAGTGTAAAAACATTTACaaagttaattaatcataaatcattttttatataacatttaaaataattattataaaaattaagatacTATGAACTATTTTAGCCTCCGTAcctttttaattgtgatattttcttaagaaaatatttttatttataatctattgtttgtaaagttcaatattttattaattattcttttatcaactatatatttacttatctcataatttttaattaatttacacatgtagagtgaaaagaaaagaaataaaataagaaatcacaactattttattataataaaaaattattgtattttttgttttctacttaatgagcttaattaattaataaattaaaacgaACGGaggaaatataatttataaattagttgAGGAAGGtttaacttataaattatatattagtgAAATAAGCTATCATATACTTTTAATATactcaaataaatttataaactgataaaataaattataaattaacttaaatatgaTGCCAAATACACTCCTagaaaccaaaaggaaaaaatcCAAGAGGCGATGGAGGTACAACAAAAATGGGAATTAATCAGGcagtgattaaaaaaatgaaaagcaagAACCACGATATAAGTATACAggaaaatgtaatatttaatataaaataaatatttattctagtaaaatatattaataattttttaatatttaaaatgattctgAGAGTTACAGAGACCAACAGTAGACGCTGGTTCCGCGCATCAATACCTAACATTTCCTCGTAGTTGTACTACAGACTATAGGGACTGAGAGAATCTGAAAAATAGGAACGAAGAGGGAATCCCAAAAGCCCAATGCCCTATAAGGAAATAAATTCCATTTCCACTTTGTTTTAATTACTGTAGTAATTTTAATCGACAAATGCGGCAGTTagatttttaaattgttaaataGTTCTGTTACTTCTTGGCCAAGAATATTAATGTGAAATTTCAACTAAACCAAAATATGAGAAAACATGCAATTTGTATTAACAAATTATATAGACGAATAGAGCATATTATGAgtataattagaaataaaacctTTTTTCTTAAAAGGGTGAGACAAGTGcataaattattaaagaaaataaattgtgcTATCAATTTTGAGACTTTTAAAATGCTTTtgtattgaaaatttattaaaaaatattgtcgaTAATGATTTTATACAAGTTATTTTGAATCAATGAGATGATTAGTATAATATGCAATCTTAggtgatttaaaaaatgaaaaagagatacatatatttatgttatCATATGGACAAGGGTGTTAAAACAAATGATTTGGATTGAATTGCAACCAAActtaaattgaattgaaatgagtgtattattttataaaatcaactcGATTAAtcgaattatttttattaaatcagtttaattaaacaaattgatttttatttaactatttttatattttaaaaaaataattcaaaaattagtTTCAAACTAATTTGACTTTtagaactaatttaaaattgttcagttaagaattaattttttaaaattaattcaatttttagtttctaaattaatttaactatttaaatataaaattaaattgattaaaacaattcaaaatcaattcaggttgatttttttttaaatcaattcagttttatttattttactgatCTAGTGTTTACACACCCTAGTCATGGACCAAAAGTTTCCAAATGAAAGGGACAAAAAGCCATTATCTTAAGAACCTAGGAAGGCCACGCTTTGCTCTTAAGAACCTCTTGCTATGCTCGTTCTTTCTCCTCTCCCACGTAATTTGGTCACGacattttttggtttattaaaTATAGGATATATAAAAACGTATTATGAAagaatca includes these proteins:
- the LOC100801049 gene encoding dof zinc finger protein DOF1.4, whose product is MSANCEKMVAIPPTTNQWLQVDDHKVLMGSNGGSSNNNKVMEKPGQNQLVQQQQHPETLKCPRCDSSNTKFCYYNNYSLSQPRHFCKACKRYWTRGGTLRNVPVGGGCRRNKRVKRPITSPCSAAIDTASNSSNSSSAPTAAASLQPQIDTASTSNHINPLFYGLPSSSSDVNLPLFSRFGSRISSSGFDLQLNNALGLGFSSGVLSNEASDNNGYRSGFGSNNMLLSSYTSTTTTTPAMSSLLLQQKFISGGLKNDADSSNTFQHGLSLTSLEQLQIASDHSSEAGMVALKDVKVELGQNNNRLEWNGGAFQSQIQHVGLYDPLLYWNNSATALGVWNDQAANIGSSVTSLI